From one Vicia villosa cultivar HV-30 ecotype Madison, WI unplaced genomic scaffold, Vvil1.0 ctg.000830F_1_1, whole genome shotgun sequence genomic stretch:
- the LOC131631464 gene encoding uncharacterized protein LOC131631464, with translation MLKEPSFHVRDKVSLWWKDLCAVGCADSELSSNRLKASISFKLGKGSFLEFWFDTWFGTTPLETLFLDLVLLTSNPHAKVADMGSWNGETWNWSFDINCDVENGAAATQFFDLVILLAPVQPCQLIEDSFVWWRNTSGLTVSNAYDSILSFDSLTPLLNNSNSLAFSRLWKTKVPSRIHILGWRLIWNRLASKVELAKRGILLDPSLLVCSLCGRAQEDLDHFFLHCDIARDWWNKLFLWLHLDDIIPTGTILERIICMENYCKSYFNLDVGWYFGLIFCWTIWKCRNEVIFNGWFCLSLMG, from the coding sequence ATGTTAAAGGAGCCTTCTTTCCATGTGCGTGACAAAGTCTCACTTTGGTGGAAGGATCTTTGTGCGGTTGGATGTGCGGACTCGGAGCTTTCATCAAATCGGTTAAAAGCGTCCATTTCTTTCAAACTTGGAAAGGGCTCTTTTTTGGAATTTTGGTTTGACACTTGGTTCGGTACAACACCGCTTGAAACTCTTTTTCTGGATCTAGTTCTTTTGACGAGTAATCCGCACGCAAAGGTGGCCGATATGGGTAGTTGGAATGGAGAAACTTGGAATTGGTCTTTTGATATCAATTGTGATGTGGAAAACGGGGCAGCCGCGACTCAATTTTTTGACTTGGTGATTCTTCTTGCTCCGGTTCAACCTTGTCAATTGATCGAGGATTCGTTTGTTTGGTGGCGTAATACTTCCGGATTGACGGTGAGTAATGCTTATGATTCCATATTGTCCTTTGACTCTTTGACACCTCTGTTGAACAATTCGAATAGCTTAGCTTTTTCTCGTTTATGGAAGACAAAGGTTCCTAGTCGTATTCATATTCTCGGTTGGAGATTGATTTGGAATAGACTTGCTTCGAAAGTGGAATTAGCTAAACGTGGAATTCTATTAGATCCTAGTTTGTTGGTGTGTTCTTTGTGCGGTCGGGCTCAAGAGGATCTTgatcatttttttcttcattgtGACATTGCTAGAGATTGGTGGAATAAATTGTTTCTTTGGCTCCATTTGGATGATATCATTCCGACCGGAACAATTTTGGAGCGGATTATTTGTATGGAAAATTATTGTAAGTCATATTTTAATTTAGATGTGGGTTGGTACTTTGGCTTAATATTTTGTTGGACTATTTGGAAATGTAGGAATGAGGTGATCTTTAACGGTTGGTTTTGTCTAAGTTTGATGGGTTGA
- the LOC131631468 gene encoding uncharacterized protein LOC131631468 has protein sequence MKKSWIISYFSRIHGFHIDPAYVDAMPRAARYALQRGNDAVGPYRLYLDRTMHDDVTWRPFADYAQVVPFDGVALYSGWLACGTGIMVRYLPERCMRQFGFVQIIPRSPFEAAPDTVTRVQLTAIWEEWQHHVVPEEYRRMRVTLDWHSVEGYVTRFYRVSHPLLRPDVPGAPRPAHEEILENRQAEDDHAIDLLPICQRIEMLGRDALDRGVIHQGGPEAVAVMEIIVTDADRAAGYRRQRRAQGERVRHTQ, from the exons atgaaaaag agctggatcatctcctacttctcccgcatccacggcttccacatcgatcctgcgtacgttgacgccatgcccagggccgccagatacgccctccagagggggaacgatgcggtgggaccataccgcctgtacctggaccgcacgatgcacgacgacgtcacctggaggccgttcgccgactatgcccaggttgtccccttcgacggggttgctctatattcaggctggttggcatgcgggaccggcatcatggtccggtatctcccggagcggtgcatgcggcagtttgggttcgtgcagatcatacccaggtcacccttcgaggctgctcctgacacagtgaccagagtgcagctcactgccatatgggaggagtggcagcatcatgtggtaccggaggagtaccgtcgcatgcgggtcaccttggactggcacagtgtggaggggtacgtcacacggttctaccgggtgtcccatcctctcttgagacccgacgttcccggcgctcctaggccagcacacgaggagatcctggagaaccggcaggcggaggatgaccacgccattgatctccttccgatctgccagcggatagagatgcttgggcgggacgcgttggatcgaggtgtcattcatcagggcggaccagaggcagtcgccgtgatggagatcatcgtcactgatgcggaccgtgcggcggggtacaggcggcagaggagggcccagggtgagcgggttaggcacacccagtag